A part of Paenibacillus sp. sptzw28 genomic DNA contains:
- a CDS encoding SpoVR family protein encodes MKQTDYEQLEQAIGHITELAAREGLDFYSMRYEICPAEVLYSIGAYGMPTRFTHWSFGKAYQRMKSEYDYGLSRIYELVINSDPCYAFLLDRNTLLQNKLIVAHVLGHSDFFKNNAMFSGTDRKMVDRMAAFAGRMREFEQEYGADEVELILDAGISIQEHIDPHHRFGRKEGFSETEGGSKDVMGFIAGGSRTLQDWQREIVYMLREEMLYFWPQMETKILNEGWASFWHLRLVRELELTDPEILEFAKMNAGVIQPGTGGVNPYYLGLRMLEYIERKEGRDALFEIRETESDVSFLRNYLNRELVEEMDLFLFERDHDVYRVTEKDVAQVREALILQRTNGGFPYITAMDDDYHGRGELLLKHRYEGLELDSKYVERTLPLVYRLWGRPVHLETRNEDNLTLKYSYDGLQMFAKGNH; translated from the coding sequence GTGAAACAAACGGATTACGAGCAGCTTGAACAGGCGATCGGGCACATTACCGAATTGGCTGCACGGGAAGGGCTGGATTTCTATTCGATGCGTTACGAAATATGCCCGGCTGAGGTGCTGTATTCGATAGGCGCTTATGGGATGCCGACTCGATTCACCCACTGGAGCTTCGGCAAAGCTTATCAACGAATGAAATCCGAGTATGATTACGGCCTCAGCCGGATATACGAGCTGGTCATAAATTCTGACCCCTGCTACGCCTTTCTCCTGGACCGCAACACACTGCTGCAAAACAAATTGATCGTCGCCCATGTACTGGGGCACAGCGATTTTTTCAAGAATAATGCCATGTTCTCGGGTACCGACCGCAAAATGGTTGACCGTATGGCGGCGTTTGCCGGGCGAATGAGAGAATTCGAGCAGGAATACGGTGCCGATGAGGTTGAGCTCATTCTGGACGCCGGTATCTCCATTCAAGAGCATATCGATCCCCACCACCGGTTCGGGCGCAAAGAAGGCTTCAGTGAAACGGAGGGCGGGAGCAAGGACGTCATGGGCTTTATTGCCGGCGGCAGCAGGACGCTGCAGGACTGGCAGCGAGAGATTGTGTATATGCTGCGCGAAGAAATGCTCTATTTCTGGCCGCAAATGGAAACGAAAATCTTAAACGAAGGCTGGGCAAGCTTCTGGCATCTGCGCCTTGTGCGGGAGCTCGAACTGACCGACCCGGAAATTCTGGAATTCGCCAAAATGAACGCCGGTGTGATTCAACCGGGGACAGGCGGCGTGAACCCATATTATTTGGGGCTGCGGATGCTTGAATACATCGAGCGAAAAGAAGGAAGGGACGCATTGTTCGAGATTCGCGAGACAGAATCGGATGTGTCGTTCCTGCGCAACTACTTAAACCGGGAATTGGTGGAAGAAATGGACCTGTTTCTGTTTGAGCGGGATCATGACGTATACAGGGTGACGGAGAAGGATGTCGCTCAAGTGCGTGAAGCGCTGATCCTCCAGCGTACCAATGGCGGCTTCCCTTATATAACGGCGATGGATGACGATTATCATGGACGAGGCGAGCTGCTGCTTAAACACCGGTACGAAGGGCTCGAGCTCGACAGCAAATATGTCGAGAGAACGCTGCCGCTCGTATACCGGCTGTGGGGACGTCCCGTTCATTTGGAGACGCGGAATGAAGACAATCTCACACTAAAGTACAGTTATGACGGTCTTCAGATGTTCGCGAAGGGGAATCACTGA
- a CDS encoding ring-cleaving dioxygenase, which produces MSLQSAGIHHITAFARNPQENVDFYAGVLGLRLVKKTINFDAPEVYHLYFGNEAGSPGTIITFFPWPDSRKGSVGGGQVGITTYAVPPGSLGFWENRLKSFGISTHRVNRFSEEYLQFADKEGMQLELVEREEGQESKWLFGGIPEGRAIKGFGGAVLFSTNAGKTMDVLENILGLAKTAEDAEYVRYRAAGDIGNVIDVPKANMEWGGGGAGTVHHIAWRAKDYHEHEEWQRSVAQHGYQPTQIIDRQYFNAIYFREGGGILFEIATDPPGFARDEQADALGEKLMLPEWFEPKRSQIEAKLLPIQVRELEGGEI; this is translated from the coding sequence ATGTCTTTACAATCGGCCGGCATCCATCATATTACCGCTTTTGCCAGAAATCCGCAGGAAAATGTCGACTTTTACGCAGGTGTGCTCGGTCTTCGACTGGTCAAAAAGACGATTAACTTCGATGCTCCTGAGGTATATCATTTATACTTCGGCAATGAAGCCGGCAGCCCGGGAACCATTATTACTTTCTTCCCATGGCCGGATTCGCGCAAAGGGAGTGTCGGGGGAGGTCAAGTCGGGATCACGACTTATGCCGTACCGCCGGGCTCGCTCGGTTTTTGGGAAAACCGGTTGAAAAGCTTTGGCATTTCCACTCACAGAGTAAACCGGTTTTCCGAGGAATATCTTCAATTCGCGGATAAAGAAGGCATGCAGCTGGAACTGGTAGAACGTGAAGAGGGTCAGGAAAGCAAATGGTTATTCGGCGGAATTCCGGAGGGCAGAGCAATCAAGGGCTTCGGGGGCGCTGTGTTATTCAGTACCAATGCCGGCAAAACAATGGATGTGCTTGAAAACATCCTTGGCTTGGCTAAAACCGCCGAGGACGCAGAGTATGTTCGTTATCGCGCTGCTGGGGATATCGGCAACGTGATTGACGTTCCGAAAGCCAATATGGAGTGGGGCGGGGGCGGTGCCGGTACTGTTCACCATATTGCATGGCGGGCGAAAGATTATCATGAGCATGAAGAATGGCAGCGTTCAGTCGCGCAACACGGCTATCAACCGACCCAGATCATCGATCGCCAATATTTCAATGCGATATATTTCCGTGAGGGCGGCGGCATATTGTTTGAAATCGCAACGGATCCGCCGGGATTCGCCCGTGATGAGCAAGCAGATGCTTTAGGGGAAAAGTTGATGCTGCCTGAATGGTTTGAGCCGAAGCGCTCGCAAATCGAAGCGAAGCTGCTGCCCATCCAGGTAAGGGAATTGGAGGGAGGCGAGATATGA
- a CDS encoding alpha/beta hydrolase, with amino-acid sequence MKHIFEKGSAPEAPTLVLFHGTGGTERYLLPLAKRISPSSSVLSVRGNVLENGMPRFFRRLAEGVFDEEDLIFRTTEVNEFLDQAAEQYGFDRGNLVAVGYSNGANIAGSLLFHYKNSLKGAVLHHPMVPRRGIQLPELSGTPIFIGAGTNDPICSPRETEELQELLSGAGASVTVHWENFGHQLTGAEADAAAEWFGNHFAE; translated from the coding sequence ATGAAACACATTTTCGAAAAGGGCAGTGCTCCTGAAGCGCCGACTCTTGTTCTCTTTCACGGAACCGGTGGAACCGAGAGGTATTTACTGCCGCTGGCCAAACGTATTTCACCGTCGTCTTCGGTGCTTAGTGTCCGGGGAAATGTACTGGAGAACGGGATGCCCCGTTTCTTCAGACGTTTGGCGGAAGGCGTATTCGATGAAGAAGATTTGATCTTCCGGACAACGGAAGTAAACGAGTTTCTGGATCAGGCCGCCGAGCAATACGGATTCGACCGCGGCAACCTGGTGGCCGTCGGTTACTCCAACGGAGCCAATATCGCGGGCAGCCTTCTGTTCCACTATAAGAATTCATTGAAAGGCGCCGTTCTCCATCATCCCATGGTGCCTCGCCGAGGCATACAACTGCCGGAGTTAAGCGGAACTCCAATCTTTATCGGTGCCGGGACCAATGATCCGATTTGTTCACCGCGGGAAACGGAAGAGCTTCAGGAGCTGCTCAGCGGAGCAGGCGCTTCCGTTACCGTACATTGGGAGAATTTCGGCCACCAGCTGACCGGTGCTGAAGCAGATGCCGCCGCTGAGTGGTTCGGTAATCATTTCGCCGAATAA
- a CDS encoding flavin reductase family protein: MISIDPAAQTDLENYKLLIGSIVPRPIAFVTTLSKDGVLNAAPFSYFSIVANKPPLLSVSVQRKQGVMKDTARNAIDAGAFVIHITDESIIVKVNQTAASLPPSESEVSMAGFTPAASDMIAVPGVAEAKIRMECLLERAVPLGGSEGDPACDLLIGRVVRFHIADEVYEEGHINPAKLAPISRMAGSNYSKLGELFSIARPD, translated from the coding sequence ATGATTTCCATTGATCCGGCTGCGCAAACCGACCTGGAAAATTATAAGCTGCTTATTGGGAGTATTGTTCCAAGGCCGATCGCATTCGTTACGACGCTCTCCAAGGACGGAGTCTTGAATGCCGCACCGTTCAGCTACTTTTCCATCGTAGCGAATAAGCCTCCGCTGCTCTCGGTTTCCGTTCAGCGGAAACAAGGCGTGATGAAGGATACGGCAAGGAATGCGATCGACGCCGGAGCCTTTGTAATCCATATCACGGACGAATCCATCATTGTCAAGGTAAATCAGACGGCCGCCAGTTTGCCTCCAAGCGAAAGTGAAGTATCGATGGCAGGGTTCACGCCGGCAGCCAGCGACATGATTGCTGTTCCGGGAGTGGCGGAAGCCAAAATCCGAATGGAATGCCTGCTGGAACGGGCTGTACCGCTTGGAGGCTCAGAAGGAGACCCCGCCTGTGATTTGTTGATCGGGCGTGTCGTGCGCTTTCACATTGCGGATGAAGTCTATGAGGAAGGGCATATCAATCCTGCAAAACTTGCGCCGATAAGCCGAATGGCAGGCAGCAATTATTCGAAGCTGGGCGAGCTATTCTCCATAGCGCGCCCAGATTAG